In the genome of Chaetodon trifascialis isolate fChaTrf1 chromosome 21, fChaTrf1.hap1, whole genome shotgun sequence, the window TGAGTGCAGGGTGAGGGCGGTGACCACAGCGGGAGGCTGGCACTGGACCAGAGAAAAAGGCTGGAAGCCTGCAGGAAAAAGCACCGGTTCCTCTCGCACCTCCAGTCTAGTGTGGCCctaatcaaaacaaacaccaacaaTGTACCAATCACTTTAACTCTGTGGTGCTGGCAGTGTTCTATTGTTGGGCAGTACAGTGtgttaaaaaataatgacacaaGGGAAAGAATGCACTGTGACAAGCTCTGTAAGATATTACAGATTTCAGGGGGAGATGAGTAACggatttgttttttcaataaCCAGTCCAATACTGCTCATTACCTTCCAGCGGAATCCCTCTTGGCCCTGCAGTAAATCCACAACTTTAGCCTCCACCGTCTGCTCTGCTGCCTCGTCGTTCAGCTCGAGCACCAGGATCTGCAAAGACAAGCATGAGACACGGCCGAACGTGAGTGAATAAGTAGAACAAAGCCTCTGTGAGAACTGATGTCAACTtggctgaagaagaaaagcacaggcCCATTCTGGCCACTGTGGATAGCCCTTCACAGCTGTGATCATGACTTCGTAGCACTGTCACTGTGGTAGTGCTGCAGCAGTGGGGATAAATCAAAGTGAGAGACGTTTGGTATGTTACCTGTGCTATAAATGACACTCATCTCACCTGTCCAGCAGTGCCAGCCACAGTTAGATAACCACTGTATTTACAAAGGTGGATCTTCTGAACGCCGAGCCTCGGGTCATCACTGTAGGGATCAAAACAGCCAACCTGGACAACAGGTACACCCGCAAATTagtcatgacatcatcagggttacgTTTCCACAGGCTGAGCAGTAGTACTGTGAAGATTTGGTTGCCTCAATGCGGCTTCAGTgttaatgtgcacacacacaaaggcacttTTCTGTACACACACCTTTCTGAATGGCGGCCACTCTCCTTCAGTGCCTTGGTTCATGTTGTCATTGGGGTCAGCGTCTGTGTGGAACACTCCAGCTGTGCTTAACTTATACATGGGATACAGACAGACTCCTGATGCGTCCCAGAAACGCACCGTCCCATCttcatgcctgcacacacacaaataaacaggaTATTGTTAAATctgcccaaaaaaaaaaaaaaaaagttccagtAGATATTTCCAAAGTTCAGATGCACTGACCCTGTGAGCAGCAGGTCTCTCTGTGGAGGGTCTGGGGCCAGGTTCTGCCCTCCTGTTATTGGCCATGGCTGCATGGAGAGAGGGGAAATGAAAGTTTAACAATAAGACTAACTTAATGGCATCTGTTCAGGCAGAAATAAAGGAATGTGGATGCAGCATACCATATACGATGAAGAGCTTTAGAGTCACATACAGGTTTCGTATGTGGGTAAGTGTTATATGGCTCTCAGCAGAGGTAAGTCTATATGTGGTGATTATATGCTgatttgtattgtattgtacaCCAATGTGTGTTTTAACATACTGTTAGAGGGTAATGTAGCCTTAATCTTGGTTGGAAATCAAAATGTCCATTTATTTAGACCCATGGTTCTAGTAAAACAAGCAGAAACTGTAGAGTCAAAGTTTGAAACACACGACTTTCTGAGGAGAAAAGACATTTCTAATAAGGTTGGTGTTGTGCTCAGTGAGATGGGAATAAAATCTAAGACATTTCTGGCTTTATTAACTTGTGACTGGAGAAAATATAGCATTGTTTGAGGCAGGTAATACTAAGACATAGACATGCTTAATAAATACGGACAATAGAGACTGCACTGACTTCTGCTTATGAATCATTAGAATTAAATAGAGTTTACACAAAGCTTAAAATAGCAGTGCTCGTCACTGAAAAGAGGAAATTTCAACAAAATCTATTACTAATATCTATTTTGAAATTCCTCAGAATGCAACAAAAGCAGTGAACAATGACCATGACAGAGGTATGGCAGGAAATGAGCACACATGACAACTCttatttttaaatcaaagaTCTACATTTAAGTCCACTGTTATTTGAGGCAACACTTTAGGTGTACCTTTTTAGAATAGTGTGTCTTCTGCAGGTCTCCAGCTGCGATGACCCTCTCCCACAGTTTGAGGGGGATAGCGGAGACGTGGTGGGAACAGGTGATGGCTGAGCTGTGGAGGGGAACCAGGTACGGTGTCTGAATGACTGGCCAGccctctgtctgcaggtcaATCACTACCAGCTCCTCCTCGACCAGAACCACCAGCGCACTGGGATCTCCTGCAGATGGACAGTGCAGAGCAATACCAGTAGTTAAAGAATCATATTATACACACTGACCTGGGATGGGTTAGACTCACTTTTCTAGACTTTGCAGCGCTATGCCAGTGTCTGTGAAAAGGTTTTAGGGCTCTAAATATCTCTAGGAAATCACACTAAAACAAAGACCCAATTTAAAGGAATGATCTGAACCACTTCTTTGAAAGCAAAACCAAAAACGAGCACACTCAAAATGTCTCTTGTAACATTTTCCTTTGCCAAACTGGTTGCATGGCCTTCAGGGTGTTTACACCCTCCCCAGGACAACAGTGGGAGTTCACAATGAGCTTTTTCCACGGACACAAGAAACCTAAGAAGATACTATTACTGAGTAGATCTCCACAGTGCGATGTGTAAAACTGACAGAGTGGGCCTTAACCCAGGCACACACTGCAAGGATTAAGCAGGATTTTGATTTCTGCCAGACGTGCGGTTTGAGGGTGGTCACGGTGCCTGATTAACTGTCTGTATGATCCACGACCTGGCTGTCGGCCGACTGGTTGGATTTCTGCCAGATCCAAAATTCTGGTTGTGTGTGCAGCTTGAGCAGTTCCATGGTCTGATTTCCCTCATGGCTGCTGATATAAATGATGGTGAGCTTGTTTTCATATTATTGGAGTAACATGGTTTTGACTAAGACGTCTGTAATATAACACAGAACTTCACTGCAGAACAGACACAATATTCTGTGCATGGTCCAGCCATCGGCAGCTCCATGTTCTCCTTTTTGCTTCTTACTTTATGCTCATAGTAGAAGCtaagcatttttgttttggatGGATATTGACTATAAGCCTTTCAAGATTTACTAAACAGCCTTCTTCCCATACACATGAGTGTGCCTGCCATACGTCAGTCGTTTGTAATGGTGTGTGTTCCCCTGCCTGTGTGCTGAGGTCCATCTCTGATGACGAAGAAGTCGATGATCCTGGAGGTGAAGTCCAGAGCCACGTGTGTTTTACTGTGGATCACTGTGATGCAGTGTCTATCCCCGTAGCTGGCCCTGGGCATACCACCACTGAACAGCAGATATGGAggcctacacacacaaacacacacgttgaagttcagttcagttcagtttaccCAGAGATTAATGTGTAACAATGGGTTACGCGATGCATCTGGGAAATAAAGTTAAATATTAGAACAGTTAGAATGTTGCAACCACTTTCACTGAGGGGAGGACAAGTAACAGACATCACAAATGAATCTCTCTGGTGAAAAAAGTGAACTCACCCTTCTGCTGTTGGTAGCTGAACTATTTTAGAAATGGCCTTGCAGGGGAAATGTCCTGCAGAGATAAAAGAGGAGCCATCATCAGCCTCCAGAAAAACCCATTTCATGCCTGCCAGTAAAGACAAACGTGCAGGTGTTCCTCACCATAAGGAATGTCcgatttctcctcctcctcattcacATCCTCTCCGCCCACCATCCATCGACAGTAACTTCCATCACTGTGCGAACTGAGAATGTAACCTCCGTCCTCTGTCCACCACACACTCTCCAGTTGCTATGGATGCACGTGTTACATGGAAAATTGACCAGGCAAATGTCAACATTTAACATGCCGGTTGGCTTTTATTCTGTTCAGGCCTTACACTGAGGTACAGAACAGTTACCTGTGTGGCAGGGATGTGCTGGAGGGCACGCTGTTTCTCCAGATCCCAGATAACCATGAGACCTCGTCCGTAACCAATAACGACCTGGTTTGGGTTAACTGGATTCTCCTGTAAGGCCTCTACGTGTTCCAGATTCCTGCGGCCGATGTAGTCGTCCGGTACActggaggagacaggagagtgagagtgaggagaaagaatgagtgagagagacaaCAGAAACATCAACCTCGTTGATCTGTAGGGACTGAGAGGCAGTGTACACACAGAGATGTATTGTGTATGTGAAGCCACTTTAGCCTGAATGTTCAATGCACATTTATGTTGTTTATGATCAGTCCATTTGAAATACAGGCTACTGGGTTTTCCAAAGggggaaaataaacatgaaagaaCCTGATACACAACGAAAAACCACTGAGTATTAATGTAAGCTTGTGCTGAGTGCATCTGGTGGTAAATCCCTGACTTCCATGGCAAACCATTTAAAGACAGGGACACAACATTTACCtgaacaaactgtaaaaagCCCAAACACAACACCATTAACTGGAACCAACAGGCAATCTTTGTCTTGTGCAACAGAGGCATGGTTCAGGGATCAAAAACAACAGATCTCAACTCAATCTTGGGAAATCAAGTGCTCTCATGCCGCCGCCAAGGTCGGATCAATAAGTGCTTCAGATTCCCACTGGGCTTTGATGCCAACGGCACATGTTAAACATTGATAAGAGCTTGTCCATTACTTCCAATAAAGTTGCTGCACTCTCGCCGCGTGAGGCATAATAGCCCTAATTTTCAACTAACTGAACTTTGACCCCAAATATGCTTTTGTAGGTCTCTGGATTCCAGTTATGTAACGCTACTGTCCTATCGTACCAGGacttagaaaaaaaatacatgccTGCTtcctggacaaaaaaaagagtaCAACAGTCAGATCAAGAGACAGCTCTCAAACTACTGATCCAACATGAATCCACTGTGCACCCATAACTAAGCCTacaaacagtgtgcagtgtatttgtgtgttgtaGTTGCCGACCTGCTGGCAACTTGATCAAGACTGATGTTTCTCTCTTCCAGTTCTCTGAAGCCCGGGACTTCAACGATGAAGACATGTCCTCCTTCtgtccccagcagcagcagctcccctAAGGAGTGAGCCAGCACTGCTGTCACTCTGGTCACACTTGGAGGGGCACTGAGGTGGAAAAGAAGGGGGAGGTGAGGTCACTCGGCAGAAAGATGGGCAGCTACTGTTTGGTTgaagtagggctgcaactaaccaATCATTATCTGTcaatctgcaactattttctCAGTGCTtctataaaatgacagaaaagatgCAAATCTGCACAAATTCCCAAGTTCCTAAAAAGGTTCCTTGAAAACTAACTGCTCTGGaaaaatgtgttggtgtgtatctgtgtgttttaccCAGGTGGTCCAGTGAGAGTGAAGCGTCCTATCTCCAGAAGTTCAGACAGTCCCTTGTGGGCTTTGAGAGTCCACATGTGCAGACTGTTGTCATCCAGCAGAGTCACCAGTTCAACCTGGACATAAGCCACAATAAATCAATATTGTCTTATTAAAAGTCACAAAAGGCATTTCCTCCATACTGGCAGGGAATGCTGATCCATATGAAAGATGGTCTGCTGTGTGATcaacaaaaaagacagaaatgctgCTGAGAGTGTGTTGCCAATGTTGTCTGACTGTACCTGGTGGGGGAGGAAGTGCACCTGTGTGACGGCAGCATTCTCATCGTGCAGACCCATGAACTCCACACCTGGAGCTCCATATCTGACCACTGGTCAAGGTCAGACGGTACAACAAGAGCTAAAATATACCAGGGGCCTGTATCAGTTTTGTCGCTGAGTCTGATACTGGTGATCCTGGATACCTGGAATCATTAGGCAGGTTACCAACTGGCTTAGTTCAGTCAGGTTTTCCTATCCAGCCATGAGAACATTCACTTTAAACAGGCAGAGCTCTCGATTACAAGCCATTCAGAT includes:
- the llgl2 gene encoding LLGL scribble cell polarity complex component 2, whose translation is MKRFRRHGQESQRDRLKQELFQFNKTVEHGFPHQPSALSYSPALQLLAIGTRSGAIKLYGAPGVEFMGLHDENAAVTQVHFLPHQVELVTLLDDNSLHMWTLKAHKGLSELLEIGRFTLTGPPGAPPSVTRVTAVLAHSLGELLLLGTEGGHVFIVEVPGFRELEERNISLDQVASSVPDDYIGRRNLEHVEALQENPVNPNQVVIGYGRGLMVIWDLEKQRALQHIPATQQLESVWWTEDGGYILSSHSDGSYCRWMVGGEDVNEEEEKSDIPYGHFPCKAISKIVQLPTAEGPPYLLFSGGMPRASYGDRHCITVIHSKTHVALDFTSRIIDFFVIRDGPQHTGDPSALVVLVEEELVVIDLQTEGWPVIQTPYLVPLHSSAITCSHHVSAIPLKLWERVIAAGDLQKTHYSKKPWPITGGQNLAPDPPQRDLLLTGHEDGTVRFWDASGVCLYPMYKLSTAGVFHTDADPNDNMNQGTEGEWPPFRKVGCFDPYSDDPRLGVQKIHLCKYSGYLTVAGTAGQILVLELNDEAAEQTVEAKVVDLLQGQEGFRWKGHTRLEVREEPVLFPAGFQPFSLVQCQPPAVVTALTLHSEWKLVAFGTSHGFGLYDYQQKNNVLIKCTLNPSDQLAMEGPLSRVKSIKKSLRQSFRRIRRSRVSLRKHHVNNAAKLQEANARLEAELAEMELAPVQRKIEARSSDDSFTGLVRTLYFADTFLSDSSHNTPSLWAGTNGGCVFAYMLRLPPVEHRADEPVTAQQAKEIQLMHRAPVVGIVVLDGHGAPLPEPLEVAHDLARSPDMQGSHHLLVISEEQFKVFTLPKVSAKMKLKLTATDGSRVRRVGVAWFGSSRSEDYGESGLVVLTNQGDLHVVSLPTVKMQVQYPCIRREDVSGIASCVFTKHGQGFYLISPSEFERFSLSTRYLVEPRCLVEVPLHSGSSNKHRSQPDGASSAHRNTREDGEDAESAARRVMEHALLNDEKVLQEIQKSLEGDQTSFLENNVKSAVA